The Streptococcus sp. 29896 genome includes a region encoding these proteins:
- the dnaX gene encoding DNA polymerase III subunit gamma/tau yields MYQALYRKYRSQTFGEMVGQEVVATTLKQAIEQDKISHAYLFSGPRGTGKTSAAKIFAKAMNCPNQEAGEPCNDCYICQAIAEGSLEDVIEIDAASNNGVDEIRDIRDKSTYAPSLAKYKVYIIDEVHMLSTGAFNALLKTLEEPTENVVFILATTELHKIPATILSRVQRFEFKSIKVLDIQQHLVAILDKEGISYDEQALTLIARRAEGGMRDALSILDQALSLSAEESVTLDIAEEITGSISLRALDDYVASLRQADTVAALSHLTTIFNNGKSMTRFATDLLHYLRDLLIVQTGGENTHTSPVFLDNLALDKQRIFGMIDQVTKSLTDIKSSPQPKIYAEMMTIALAEEGPVSGAMAELPADLVEQIQSLQKEVTSLKQELARLSTQPQTVKPVSRKPQTAKKYRVDTGKVHAILQEAMENPALARENLTRLQNAWGEVIESLAGADKALLTGSQPVAANENHAILAFESSFNAEQTMKRDNLNTMFGNILSKAAGFSPQILAIAMEEWQTIRAEFSLKAKGQRSEQAEQKEESPIPEEFSFLAEQAEIIDD; encoded by the coding sequence ATGTACCAAGCTTTATATCGGAAATACCGTAGCCAGACCTTCGGAGAAATGGTAGGGCAGGAGGTGGTTGCGACCACGCTCAAACAGGCTATTGAGCAGGATAAGATCAGCCATGCTTACCTCTTTTCAGGTCCAAGAGGTACGGGTAAGACCTCTGCGGCCAAGATTTTTGCAAAGGCTATGAACTGTCCTAATCAAGAGGCTGGCGAGCCTTGCAATGACTGCTACATCTGTCAGGCCATTGCGGAGGGCAGTTTGGAGGACGTTATTGAGATTGATGCGGCTTCAAATAACGGTGTCGATGAAATTCGTGATATTCGAGACAAATCCACCTACGCCCCAAGTCTCGCCAAGTATAAGGTTTACATCATCGACGAGGTCCATATGCTATCAACAGGGGCCTTCAATGCCCTCTTGAAAACCTTGGAAGAGCCGACGGAGAATGTGGTCTTTATCCTTGCGACAACCGAGCTACATAAAATTCCAGCAACCATTTTATCCCGTGTCCAGCGCTTTGAATTCAAGTCTATAAAGGTCTTGGATATTCAGCAACACTTGGTGGCTATCTTGGACAAGGAGGGCATTTCCTACGATGAACAGGCTTTGACCTTGATTGCTCGAAGAGCAGAAGGGGGGATGCGTGATGCCTTGTCCATCCTTGATCAGGCACTCAGCTTGAGTGCAGAAGAGTCAGTCACGCTGGACATAGCAGAAGAAATCACAGGATCAATCAGCCTGCGCGCCCTCGATGACTATGTAGCCAGCCTTCGGCAAGCTGATACGGTAGCAGCATTGAGCCATCTGACTACCATTTTCAACAACGGCAAGAGCATGACCCGCTTTGCGACAGACCTCCTTCACTACCTTCGCGACCTATTGATTGTCCAGACAGGTGGGGAAAATACCCACACTAGCCCTGTATTCCTGGATAACCTGGCCTTGGACAAGCAGCGGATTTTCGGCATGATTGACCAGGTGACCAAGTCCCTAACTGACATCAAGTCCAGTCCCCAGCCCAAGATTTACGCTGAGATGATGACCATTGCCTTGGCAGAAGAAGGTCCAGTTTCGGGGGCAATGGCAGAGCTACCAGCTGACTTGGTTGAGCAAATCCAGTCGCTCCAAAAAGAAGTGACCAGTCTTAAGCAGGAACTTGCTCGACTCTCCACACAACCGCAGACAGTAAAACCTGTATCACGTAAGCCACAAACCGCCAAAAAGTATAGAGTAGATACAGGAAAGGTGCATGCCATTTTGCAAGAGGCCATGGAAAATCCAGCCCTGGCGCGTGAAAATCTAACCCGCCTGCAAAATGCCTGGGGAGAAGTGATTGAAAGTTTGGCAGGTGCAGATAAGGCGCTCCTAACAGGCTCCCAGCCGGTCGCTGCCAATGAAAACCATGCCATTCTAGCTTTTGAATCTTCCTTTAATGCAGAGCAGACCATGAAGCGAGACAACCTCAATACCATGTTTGGGAATATTCTCAGCAAGGCAGCAGGTTTTTCACCACAAATCCTAGCCATTGCTATGGAAGAATGGCAAACCATTCGAGCTGAGTTCTCCCTCAAAGCCAAAGGCCAAAGATCAGAACAGGCAGAACAAAAAGAAGAAAGCCCAATCCCAGAAGAATTTAGCTTCTTAGCAGAACAGGCAGAAATTATAGATGATTAA
- a CDS encoding DUF3272 family protein, protein MRIPQFIFLALVTAFATYFMNASLLAGDYLFAAIYAVFVGRNLYFSYKVTKFLHLVEKTTKKGD, encoded by the coding sequence ATGAGAATTCCACAGTTTATTTTTTTAGCCCTAGTGACGGCTTTTGCGACTTATTTTATGAATGCATCATTATTAGCAGGAGATTATCTTTTTGCTGCTATTTATGCTGTCTTTGTTGGTCGCAATCTTTATTTTTCCTACAAGGTGACGAAATTTCTCCATTTGGTAGAAAAAACTACCAAGAAAGGAGACTAA
- the birA gene encoding bifunctional biotin--[acetyl-CoA-carboxylase] ligase/biotin operon repressor BirA — MKTYQKIYLLLEERQDYISGEDLAQELGISRTSVWKAIRQLEMQGLTIEAARNRGYKLVDGDLLLPVAISEELGLPVYFKADSDSTQLDAKNGIENNHPSPALYLAPHQNKAKGRFGRPFYASKSGGIYMSLRLSPNVPFLAFKPYTILAAAALIKAIIQLTGLDVQIKWVNDIYLGKKKVAGILTEAISSMESQTVTDVIIGVGINVFIDDFPKELRRTAGNLFDQEPTITRNQLIIAFWKAFFETDEKELIALYKEKSLVVGRQVTFVENQVEYKGTAIAVTDSGNLVLQLEGGRSKILSSGEISLLSW, encoded by the coding sequence ATGAAAACCTACCAGAAGATTTATTTACTTTTAGAAGAAAGACAAGACTACATCAGTGGTGAGGATTTGGCCCAGGAATTAGGGATTTCACGGACTTCTGTCTGGAAGGCTATCCGCCAGCTGGAGATGCAGGGCTTAACCATTGAAGCTGCTCGCAACCGTGGCTATAAGTTGGTTGATGGGGATTTGCTTCTTCCTGTAGCCATTTCGGAGGAGTTGGGATTGCCCGTCTACTTTAAGGCGGACAGCGATTCAACTCAGCTGGATGCCAAAAATGGGATTGAGAACAACCACCCTAGTCCTGCCCTGTACTTGGCTCCTCATCAAAACAAGGCCAAGGGACGGTTTGGAAGGCCTTTTTATGCCTCCAAGTCAGGTGGTATCTACATGTCGCTCCGCCTTTCTCCAAACGTTCCCTTTCTTGCATTTAAGCCCTACACCATTCTAGCTGCAGCAGCCTTGATAAAAGCTATTATCCAACTGACAGGCTTGGATGTCCAGATCAAGTGGGTCAACGACATTTATTTAGGCAAGAAAAAAGTCGCTGGCATCCTGACCGAAGCTATCTCATCCATGGAAAGCCAGACCGTCACAGATGTGATCATCGGCGTTGGTATCAATGTCTTTATTGACGATTTTCCAAAAGAACTGCGCCGCACAGCTGGTAACCTCTTTGACCAAGAGCCAACTATTACCCGAAATCAACTCATCATCGCATTTTGGAAAGCCTTTTTTGAAACAGATGAAAAAGAACTCATAGCTCTCTATAAAGAAAAATCACTCGTCGTTGGTAGACAAGTGACATTTGTAGAAAATCAGGTGGAGTATAAGGGAACAGCCATAGCGGTGACTGACTCAGGCAATCTGGTCCTTCAACTAGAGGGCGGCCGCTCCAAAATCCTTTCTAGCGGTGAAATTAGTCTCCTTTCTTGGTAG
- a CDS encoding M42 family metallopeptidase, whose translation MKTLDYIVKLTNTPSPTGFTTDIMNYIKAEVEGFGYEVVKTAKGGVLVTVPGENDQEHRMLTAHLDTLGAMVRAVKPDGRLKMDLVGGFGYPSIEGENCLIHCAKNGKTFTGTILMHQTSVHVYRDASTAERNQTNMEIRLDEKVTSADQTRALGIEVGDFISFDPRTIVTETGFIKSRHLDDKVSAAILLHLLKVYKEEAIKLPYTTHFYFSNNEEIGYGANSSIPTQVVEYLAVDMGAMGDDQQTDEYTVSICVKDGSGPYHYEFRQHLVALAERDGIPYKLDIYPYYGSDASAAMRAGADVKHALLGAGIESSHSYERTHLDSVEATEKMVDAYLRSELVK comes from the coding sequence ATGAAGACACTTGATTACATCGTCAAACTGACCAACACCCCGTCCCCGACAGGCTTTACGACGGACATTATGAACTACATCAAGGCAGAAGTGGAAGGATTCGGCTATGAGGTCGTCAAGACCGCCAAGGGAGGCGTTTTGGTGACAGTTCCGGGTGAAAATGACCAAGAGCACCGGATGCTGACTGCCCATCTGGACACTTTGGGGGCCATGGTGCGTGCAGTCAAGCCAGATGGCCGACTCAAAATGGATTTGGTGGGAGGATTTGGATACCCTTCTATTGAGGGAGAAAACTGCTTAATTCATTGTGCCAAGAATGGTAAGACCTTTACAGGTACGATTTTGATGCACCAAACTTCAGTCCATGTCTACCGAGATGCCAGCACCGCCGAGCGAAATCAAACCAACATGGAAATTCGTTTGGACGAAAAGGTGACCAGTGCAGATCAGACGCGGGCCTTGGGTATTGAAGTCGGAGACTTTATCTCCTTTGATCCACGGACCATTGTGACAGAAACTGGCTTTATCAAGAGTCGTCATCTGGATGACAAGGTTTCTGCCGCTATCCTGCTTCATCTTTTGAAGGTTTACAAGGAAGAGGCAATCAAGCTTCCTTATACCACCCATTTCTATTTCTCCAATAATGAAGAGATTGGCTACGGTGCCAACTCTAGCATTCCTACTCAGGTGGTTGAGTATCTGGCGGTCGATATGGGGGCAATGGGAGATGATCAGCAAACTGACGAATACACGGTCTCTATCTGCGTCAAGGATGGGTCAGGACCTTATCATTATGAATTCCGTCAACACTTGGTAGCCTTGGCTGAAAGAGATGGAATCCCGTATAAGCTGGACATTTATCCTTACTATGGCTCAGATGCTTCAGCAGCTATGCGAGCAGGAGCTGATGTCAAGCATGCGCTTCTAGGGGCTGGAATCGAGTCTAGCCATTCTTACGAGCGGACCCATCTTGATTCCGTGGAGGCAACTGAAAAGATGGTAGATGCGTATTTACGATCTGAATTGGTCAAGTAA
- a CDS encoding deoxycytidylate deaminase, protein MSTNRLAWDEYFAAQALLIANRATCKRAKVGAVLVKDNKVVATGYNGSVSGTEHCLDQECLMIDGHCARTLHAEVNAILQGAERGIPHGFTAYVTHFPCLNCSKQLLQVGCQRVVYINEYRMDDYAQYLYKEKECELVHLPLETVKKAIQDAEFI, encoded by the coding sequence ATGTCAACAAATCGTTTAGCCTGGGATGAATATTTTGCGGCACAGGCGCTCTTGATTGCCAATCGGGCGACTTGTAAACGTGCTAAAGTCGGTGCTGTCTTGGTCAAGGACAACAAGGTTGTGGCAACCGGCTATAATGGCTCGGTTTCAGGGACAGAGCATTGCTTGGATCAGGAATGCCTTATGATTGATGGTCATTGTGCTAGGACCTTACATGCGGAAGTCAATGCCATCTTGCAGGGAGCAGAAAGGGGCATTCCACATGGTTTTACTGCCTATGTGACCCATTTTCCCTGCCTTAATTGTTCTAAGCAATTGCTTCAGGTTGGTTGCCAACGTGTCGTCTATATAAACGAATACCGAATGGATGATTACGCCCAGTATCTTTACAAGGAAAAAGAGTGTGAGTTGGTTCATTTACCGTTGGAAACCGTTAAAAAAGCAATTCAAGATGCAGAATTTATATAA
- a CDS encoding GBS Bsp-like repeat-containing protein: MKVKNAIFLASSSLALFTSPLVAADQTSQTLQSVENAAISVTVSSQQTADTVQLSLSGPSDGSLTNLATRLVSTDGQSIPVSFSLDVSGLYIAQVSTSKLTASEWLLYATATDQQGQTLSFQPAAISIQLNQPLASSEATSTETTADPSTGTNTSTTTASQTAAITNATTPSSSTTVASVSKSTATAVTDGKSSSTATSTSQLRTAAQARVTSSTATSTSAAKPSASVSIENLDQTKAQFDVVVKNVVSPNGIKTIRVPVWSAENGQDDIIWYPVTDQGNGTYRVTVQAKNHKNSLGTYLAHVYVVPQTGNLVYVGETKTVLEKQSAKGTIAVSSPDPTTGAFKVQINNLVTPNGIQSVFIPTWTDANGQDDIVWYQATKATDGSYSVAISPSQHKSEDGKYIIHAYVKNSQGKMEFIGSQTATINRPKPSASVSIENLDQTKAQFDVVVKNVVSPNGIKTIRVPVWSAENGQDDIIWYPVTDQGNGTYRVTVQAKNHKNSLGTYHAHVYVVPQTGNLVYVGETKTVLEKQSAKGTIAVSSLDPTTGAFKVQINNLVTPNGIQSVFIPTWTDANGQDDIVWHQATKATDGSYSVTISPSQHKSEDGKYIIHAYVKNSQGKMEFIGSQTATINRPKPSASVSIENLDQTKAQFDVVVKNVVSPNGIKTIRVPVWSAENGQDDIIWYPVTDQGNGTYRVTVQAKNHKNSLGNYHAHVYVVPQTGNLVYVGETKTVLEKQSAKGTIAVSSLDPTTGAFKVQINNLVTPNGIQSVFIPTWTDANGQDDIVWHQATKATDGSYSVTISPSQHKSEDGKYIIHAYVKNSQGKMEFIGSQSTTVKLPAIKTAASVEIANLNHERGQFDVIVSNITIANGLKKVQVPVWSGIGGQDDIQWYEASLQSDGTYLVTVRASQHKHSAGNYHAHVYLTDTINQRTFVGATSIELNYKQQPSRIFIDVSSHNNYLSVADYQKLSANGVAGVVVKLTEGTSYKNPFAQSQVSNALAAGLKVSVYHYSHFTSASDARTEATYFVEEARRLGLPNTTLMVNDIEEYKTRANINSNMKEWEKRMRELGFTNTIHYTGASWLDKNSLGIVGPIDTSLFGAENFWVAQYPYINGMSPETAIQMSLHSQTAAWQFTSKAKLLPTHSNFDLNLDYSGRFTR, translated from the coding sequence ATGAAAGTAAAAAACGCTATTTTCCTCGCTAGTAGCTCACTAGCCCTTTTTACGAGTCCACTCGTTGCAGCTGATCAGACCAGTCAAACACTTCAGTCTGTTGAAAATGCAGCCATTTCTGTAACTGTTTCGAGCCAACAAACAGCAGACACTGTTCAATTGAGCTTATCAGGACCTAGTGATGGCAGCTTGACCAACCTTGCAACACGCTTGGTGTCAACGGATGGTCAGTCAATCCCTGTCAGCTTTAGCTTAGATGTCAGTGGTTTGTATATCGCACAAGTCAGCACCAGCAAATTGACAGCGAGCGAATGGCTACTTTATGCAACTGCAACTGACCAGCAAGGACAGACACTTTCCTTCCAACCAGCTGCCATTTCAATTCAATTGAACCAACCACTTGCTAGCTCTGAAGCAACAAGTACTGAAACTACAGCCGATCCTTCAACGGGAACTAACACTTCTACGACAACAGCTTCTCAAACCGCTGCAATAACAAATGCAACGACTCCATCTTCGAGTACAACAGTGGCAAGTGTTAGCAAGTCAACTGCAACTGCCGTCACCGACGGCAAAAGTTCATCAACTGCAACTAGTACAAGTCAACTTCGCACTGCTGCTCAAGCTCGTGTCACCAGTTCAACCGCAACAAGCACGTCAGCTGCAAAGCCAAGCGCTAGTGTATCCATTGAAAATCTTGACCAAACCAAGGCTCAATTTGATGTGGTTGTAAAAAATGTCGTGAGTCCGAACGGGATCAAGACCATTCGAGTGCCTGTCTGGTCTGCTGAAAATGGCCAAGATGACATCATTTGGTACCCAGTAACAGATCAGGGAAATGGCACCTACCGCGTAACGGTTCAAGCCAAAAACCACAAGAACTCCCTTGGTACCTATCTTGCCCATGTTTATGTGGTCCCTCAGACAGGTAATCTGGTATATGTCGGTGAAACTAAGACCGTCCTTGAAAAGCAATCTGCTAAAGGAACCATTGCAGTTTCAAGTCCTGATCCAACAACTGGTGCCTTCAAGGTACAAATCAACAATCTAGTCACACCAAACGGCATTCAGTCGGTATTCATTCCAACCTGGACAGATGCCAATGGCCAGGACGATATCGTTTGGTATCAAGCCACCAAGGCAACTGATGGTAGCTATTCTGTCGCCATTTCACCTAGCCAACACAAGTCTGAAGATGGCAAGTACATCATTCACGCTTATGTGAAGAATAGCCAAGGCAAGATGGAATTCATTGGTAGCCAAACTGCGACCATCAACCGACCAAAGCCAAGCGCTAGTGTATCCATTGAAAATCTTGACCAAACCAAGGCTCAATTTGATGTGGTTGTAAAAAATGTCGTGAGTCCGAATGGAATCAAGACCATTCGAGTGCCTGTCTGGTCTGCTGAAAATGGCCAAGATGACATCATTTGGTACCCAGTCACAGATCAAGGAAATGGCACCTACCGCGTAACGGTTCAAGCCAAAAACCACAAGAACTCCCTTGGTACCTATCATGCCCATGTTTATGTGGTCCCTCAGACAGGTAATCTGGTATATGTCGGTGAAACTAAGACCGTCCTTGAAAAGCAATCTGCTAAAGGAACCATTGCTGTTTCAAGTCTTGATCCAACAACTGGTGCCTTCAAGGTACAAATTAACAATCTAGTCACACCAAACGGCATTCAGTCGGTATTCATTCCAACCTGGACGGATGCCAATGGCCAGGACGATATCGTTTGGCATCAAGCCACCAAGGCAACTGACGGCAGCTATTCTGTCACCATTTCACCTAGCCAACACAAGTCTGAAGATGGCAAGTACATCATTCACGCTTATGTGAAGAATAGCCAAGGCAAGATGGAATTCATTGGTAGCCAAACTGCGACCATCAACCGACCAAAGCCAAGCGCTAGTGTATCCATTGAAAATCTGGACCAAACCAAGGCTCAATTTGATGTGGTTGTAAAAAATGTCGTGAGTCCGAATGGAATCAAGACCATTCGAGTGCCTGTCTGGTCTGCTGAAAATGGCCAAGATGACATCATTTGGTACCCAGTCACAGATCAAGGAAATGGCACCTACCGCGTAACGGTTCAAGCCAAAAACCACAAGAACTCCCTTGGTAACTATCATGCCCATGTTTATGTGGTCCCTCAGACAGGTAATCTGGTATATGTCGGTGAAACTAAGACCGTCCTTGAAAAGCAATCTGCTAAAGGAACCATTGCTGTTTCAAGTCTTGATCCAACAACTGGTGCCTTCAAGGTACAAATCAACAATCTAGTCACGCCAAACGGCATTCAGTCGGTATTCATTCCAACCTGGACGGATGCCAATGGCCAGGACGATATCGTTTGGCATCAAGCCACCAAGGCAACTGACGGCAGCTATTCTGTCACCATTTCACCTAGCCAACACAAGTCTGAAGATGGCAAGTACATCATTCACGCTTATGTGAAGAATAGTCAAGGCAAGATGGAATTCATTGGTAGCCAGTCAACAACTGTCAAACTACCAGCTATTAAAACAGCTGCATCCGTAGAAATTGCAAACCTCAATCACGAAAGAGGACAGTTTGATGTCATCGTATCCAATATCACAATTGCCAACGGTTTGAAAAAAGTTCAAGTTCCTGTTTGGTCTGGTATAGGTGGCCAGGACGATATCCAATGGTACGAAGCAAGCCTTCAAAGTGATGGAACCTATCTAGTAACTGTCCGAGCAAGCCAGCACAAGCACTCTGCTGGTAACTATCATGCCCATGTTTATCTGACAGATACTATTAATCAGCGAACCTTTGTTGGTGCTACTAGTATCGAATTAAACTACAAGCAGCAACCGTCACGGATTTTCATCGATGTAAGCAGTCACAATAATTACTTATCTGTAGCAGACTATCAGAAACTCTCTGCAAATGGAGTCGCTGGGGTTGTTGTGAAATTGACAGAAGGAACCAGTTATAAAAATCCATTTGCCCAATCTCAGGTCTCAAATGCATTAGCTGCTGGACTGAAAGTTTCAGTTTACCACTATTCTCACTTCACTTCAGCAAGCGATGCTCGCACTGAAGCAACTTATTTTGTTGAAGAAGCTCGAAGACTCGGTTTGCCAAACACAACCCTGATGGTCAATGATATTGAAGAATACAAGACTCGTGCAAATATCAATTCCAATATGAAGGAATGGGAAAAGAGAATGAGAGAGCTTGGCTTTACCAATACCATTCATTACACAGGGGCAAGTTGGTTAGATAAAAACTCACTTGGAATTGTGGGTCCTATTGACACTTCCTTATTTGGAGCAGAGAATTTTTGGGTCGCTCAGTATCCCTATATCAATGGAATGTCGCCAGAAACTGCTATTCAAATGAGCCTGCATTCACAGACTGCAGCTTGGCAGTTTACCTCAAAAGCAAAACTCCTACCTACTCATTCCAATTTCGATTTGAACCTAGACTACTCTGGACGCTTCACAAGATAA
- the metK gene encoding methionine adenosyltransferase — MSERKLFTSESVSEGHPDKIADQISDAILDAILAEDPDAHVAAETAVYTGSVHVFGEISTTAYVDINRVVRDTIAEIGYTKGEYGFSAESVGVHPSLVEQSPDIAQGVNEALETRQDASQDPLDLIGAGDQGLMFGFAVDETPELMPLPISLSHKLVRRLAELRKSGEIAYLRPDAKSQVTVEYDEDNQPVRVDTVVISTQHDPEVSQEQIRQDVIERVIKEIIPAHYLDDQTNYFINPTGRFVIGGPQGDSGLTGRKIIVDTYGGYSRHGGGAFSGKDATKVDRSASYAARYIAKNIVAAGLAKKAEVQLAYAIGVAHPVSVRIDTFGTSTVAESKLEAAVRQIFDLRPAGIIQMLDLKRPIYKQTAAYGHMGRTDIDLPWEKLDKVDQLLAAIQA; from the coding sequence ATGTCAGAACGTAAGTTGTTTACGTCTGAATCTGTTTCGGAGGGTCATCCGGATAAGATTGCAGACCAGATTTCAGATGCTATTTTGGACGCTATTTTAGCAGAGGATCCAGATGCGCACGTAGCGGCAGAGACGGCTGTTTATACAGGTAGTGTTCATGTCTTTGGAGAGATTTCGACCACTGCCTATGTGGATATTAACCGTGTGGTACGTGATACGATTGCGGAGATCGGCTATACAAAAGGTGAGTATGGTTTTTCAGCTGAGTCGGTTGGGGTTCATCCGTCACTTGTAGAGCAATCGCCAGATATTGCTCAAGGCGTCAATGAAGCTTTGGAAACTCGTCAAGATGCTAGTCAAGACCCATTGGATTTGATTGGTGCAGGTGACCAGGGGCTCATGTTTGGTTTTGCAGTAGATGAAACGCCTGAACTTATGCCGTTGCCAATTTCACTTAGTCACAAATTGGTGCGTCGTTTGGCCGAGTTGAGAAAATCTGGTGAAATTGCTTATCTCCGTCCAGATGCTAAGTCACAGGTAACAGTTGAATACGATGAAGACAATCAACCTGTTCGTGTGGATACAGTTGTTATTTCGACTCAGCATGATCCAGAAGTTAGCCAGGAGCAAATTCGTCAGGATGTCATTGAACGTGTGATCAAGGAAATCATTCCAGCTCATTATCTGGATGATCAAACCAACTACTTTATCAACCCAACTGGTCGCTTTGTTATTGGTGGACCTCAAGGGGACTCTGGTTTGACAGGTCGTAAGATCATCGTTGATACCTATGGTGGTTATTCTCGTCATGGTGGCGGTGCCTTCTCTGGTAAGGATGCGACCAAAGTGGACCGTTCTGCATCTTATGCGGCACGCTACATCGCAAAAAATATCGTCGCAGCTGGTTTGGCTAAAAAGGCGGAAGTTCAATTGGCTTACGCTATCGGTGTTGCTCATCCAGTTTCAGTTCGTATTGATACATTTGGTACAAGTACAGTGGCTGAGAGCAAATTAGAAGCAGCTGTTCGTCAGATTTTCGATTTGCGCCCAGCTGGTATTATTCAAATGTTGGACCTCAAACGTCCGATTTACAAGCAAACTGCAGCCTATGGACACATGGGACGTACCGATATTGATTTGCCATGGGAGAAATTGGACAAGGTGGATCAATTGCTAGCAGCCATTCAGGCTTAA
- a CDS encoding NAD(P)H-dependent oxidoreductase, producing the protein MIVFAHPRKESFTHSLVKRVEGALRKGGAEVTVRDLYALEFNPILMGPDTIHIEEGRFVRQSDTYPADVQIEMDLIEESDLLIYIFPSWWNGMPAIMKGYIDRVFQHGFAYSFESDEPRKRFAQKKALFFTPTGQPQNEDGSLTPIDQAMRTLTSDWLFNSNDCQVLDHIFYGRVPYLERDQLETYLQHAEKVIKSII; encoded by the coding sequence TTGATAGTATTTGCACATCCGCGAAAAGAAAGCTTCACTCATTCCTTGGTGAAACGAGTTGAAGGGGCTTTGAGAAAAGGTGGAGCAGAAGTGACTGTTCGCGACTTATATGCTTTGGAGTTTAATCCCATTTTGATGGGACCAGATACCATCCATATCGAAGAAGGACGCTTTGTTCGACAGTCAGATACCTACCCAGCAGACGTCCAGATTGAAATGGACTTGATTGAAGAAAGCGATCTGCTGATCTATATTTTCCCATCATGGTGGAATGGCATGCCAGCTATTATGAAAGGCTACATTGATCGTGTCTTTCAACACGGCTTTGCTTATAGCTTTGAATCGGATGAACCCCGCAAACGCTTTGCCCAGAAAAAGGCCCTCTTTTTCACACCGACAGGTCAACCTCAAAATGAAGATGGCAGTTTGACGCCTATTGATCAAGCCATGAGGACCTTGACATCCGATTGGCTATTTAATAGTAATGACTGTCAGGTTTTGGACCATATCTTCTATGGTCGGGTTCCTTATTTGGAGCGTGACCAACTGGAAACCTATCTTCAGCATGCTGAAAAAGTGATTAAATCCATCATATAA